Proteins from a single region of Antechinus flavipes isolate AdamAnt ecotype Samford, QLD, Australia chromosome 2, AdamAnt_v2, whole genome shotgun sequence:
- the RGS9BP gene encoding regulator of G-protein signaling 9-binding protein, which produces MAKEECKVLLDALNRVTACYRHMVLSVGGTADSQNLREELKQTRQKAHDLAVANRNNLTAALKDKTVSKEDKAEFERLWVIFSTCLEILETDMKRALELGLEFPLNVPKKHLIQTGLSGGTAGVAARAMSVQNMKYEAEHNIDEVDLKDLEQEIHKVGEMMYEMEMKVNVPQWTVEAKQDPGAELKSTISTGASSGGFISVEERKGFCDISKLLAAIIFSAVLIIAVILAVCVVKLS; this is translated from the coding sequence ATGGCGAAAGAAGAGTGCAAAGTGCTCCTGGACGCCTTGAACCGGGTGACAGCCTGCTATCGGCACATGGTCCTCAGCGTGGGCGGCACCGCGGACTCCCAGAACCTGCGCGAGGAGCTGAAGCAGACGCGGCAAAAAGCGCACGATTTGGCAGTGGCCAACAGGAACAACCTCACCGCGGCCCTGAAGGACAAGACCGTCAGCAAGGAGGACAAGGCTGAGTTCGAGCGCCTCTGGGTGATTTTCTCTACATGCTTGGAGATTTTGGAGACCGACATGAAGCGAGCCCTAGAGCTAGGGCTGGAGTTTCCCCTGAATGTGCCCAAGAAGCACCTCATTCAGACGGGCTTGTCCGGAGGCACGGCGGGTGTGGCTGCAAGAGCCATGAGCGTCCAAAACATGAAGTACGAGGCCGAACACAATATCGATGAAGTGGATCTGAAGGATCTGGAACAAGAGATCCACAAGGTGGGAGAGATGATGTATGAGATGGAGATGAAAGTGAACGTACCCCAATGGACCGTGGAGGCGAAACAGGATCCCGGGGCAGAGCTCAAATCCACGATCAGTACAGGAGCTTCCTCTGGGGGTTTCATCTCCgtggaagagagaaaaggctTTTGTGACATTAGCAAACTTCTGGCTGCGATTATTTTCAGTGCTGTGCTCATCATAGCTGTTATCTTGGCAGTGTGTGTGGTGAAATTGTCCTAA